A portion of the Flavobacterium magnum genome contains these proteins:
- a CDS encoding MBL fold metallo-hydrolase, which yields MKVYFLGTGTSQGIPVIGSSHPVCHSVDPKDKRLRVSVWISWEDTSLVIDCGPDFRQQMLHSGCSRVDAIFFTHEHADHTAGLDDIRPFNFRQGPIPLYAHVRVLENLKKRYDYIFETENKYPGAPSVDVHEVTDAPFIFGKKQIVPINAHHGTLQVFGYRIDDFAYLTDVKTIAPEELAKLSGLRVLVINALRIEPHDTHFNLQEALDFIRAINPGKTYLTHISHVFGFHEAVQQTLPKNVFLAYDNLEINI from the coding sequence TTGAAAGTATATTTTTTAGGCACAGGCACCTCGCAGGGCATCCCCGTGATCGGGAGCAGCCACCCTGTATGCCATAGTGTTGATCCTAAGGACAAACGCCTTCGTGTGTCGGTTTGGATTTCCTGGGAAGATACTTCGCTCGTAATCGACTGCGGCCCGGATTTTCGTCAGCAGATGCTGCATTCAGGCTGCTCACGCGTGGATGCCATTTTCTTTACGCATGAACATGCTGACCATACTGCGGGACTCGACGACATCCGGCCTTTTAACTTCAGGCAGGGCCCCATTCCGCTGTACGCGCACGTCCGGGTGCTCGAGAACCTGAAGAAAAGGTATGATTATATTTTTGAGACGGAGAACAAATATCCGGGCGCGCCGTCAGTTGACGTGCATGAGGTGACCGATGCGCCGTTTATTTTCGGAAAAAAGCAGATTGTCCCGATTAACGCGCACCATGGCACGCTGCAGGTTTTTGGCTACCGCATCGATGATTTTGCCTACCTGACCGACGTCAAGACCATTGCGCCCGAAGAACTTGCGAAACTTTCCGGGCTGCGCGTTTTAGTTATCAATGCGCTGCGGATTGAACCACACGATACACATTTTAATTTGCAGGAGGCGCTTGACTTTATCCGGGCGATTAATCCGGGTAAAACCTACCTGACGCACATCAGCCACGTTTTTGGTTTTCATGAAGCGGTGCAGCAGACTTTGCCTAAGAACGTTTTTCTAGCATACGACAATTTAGAAATCAATATTTAA
- a CDS encoding glycosyltransferase: protein MDTGPQKVLIITYYWPPAGGPGVQRWLKFVKYLPDFGITPIVYVPENPTYPIVDEGLLADVTDRAIILKHKITEPYGLATAFSGKKSRKLSSGIIPHQKKQSVLERLMLWVRGNLFIPDARVLWVKPSVKYLSRYIRDNNIDTIITSGPPHSLHLIGLGLKKEFTVNWVADFRDPWTTIGYHKALKLSSYASGKHKKLEREVLTAADTVLVTSNTTKTEFRSLTSRPIEVITNGYDAEIIGKIERDAKFSLAHIGSFLSERNPRILWESLSELVLEHSAFANDFELKLIGAVSREVLDSISEHRLDSYLNNLGYVPHSEAVKQQRSAQVLLLIEINSDDTKSIIPGKLFEYMVSERPIIGIGPEGSDFASILKETNTGKFFTYDQKASLKGSILAYYELYRENNLKVYPVGLQQYSRKQLTAKLASLLKKANG from the coding sequence TTGGATACCGGGCCGCAAAAAGTACTGATCATCACTTATTATTGGCCGCCAGCCGGTGGTCCCGGAGTGCAGCGTTGGCTTAAATTCGTAAAATATCTTCCCGATTTTGGCATTACGCCGATCGTATACGTCCCTGAAAACCCTACGTATCCGATTGTCGATGAAGGGTTGCTGGCTGACGTGACCGACAGGGCCATCATCCTGAAGCATAAAATCACCGAACCATACGGACTCGCAACAGCTTTTTCAGGAAAGAAAAGCCGCAAACTGAGTTCAGGAATTATTCCACACCAAAAGAAACAATCCGTGTTGGAACGGCTGATGCTTTGGGTGCGCGGCAATCTTTTTATCCCTGACGCGCGTGTCCTCTGGGTGAAGCCGTCCGTGAAATACCTGTCGCGATACATCAGGGACAACAATATTGACACCATCATCACTTCCGGGCCACCGCACAGCCTGCATTTAATCGGACTTGGATTAAAAAAGGAATTTACGGTGAACTGGGTTGCCGATTTTCGAGATCCCTGGACAACGATCGGATATCATAAAGCGTTGAAGTTATCTTCCTACGCATCAGGAAAACACAAGAAGCTTGAGCGTGAAGTGTTAACCGCCGCCGATACCGTCTTAGTGACCAGCAACACTACAAAAACCGAGTTCCGTTCGCTGACTTCCAGGCCCATCGAAGTCATCACAAATGGTTATGATGCCGAAATTATCGGTAAAATTGAGCGGGATGCAAAATTTTCACTTGCACACATTGGCTCTTTTTTATCAGAAAGGAACCCGCGGATTTTATGGGAATCATTAAGCGAACTGGTTTTGGAACATTCCGCTTTCGCAAATGATTTCGAATTAAAACTAATTGGTGCTGTGAGCCGGGAAGTCCTGGATTCCATTTCCGAACACCGTTTGGATTCCTATTTAAATAATTTAGGATATGTGCCACATTCCGAAGCTGTTAAGCAACAAAGAAGTGCTCAGGTTTTACTGTTGATCGAAATCAATTCTGACGATACCAAAAGCATCATTCCCGGAAAGCTATTCGAATACATGGTTTCCGAAAGGCCGATAATCGGTATTGGCCCGGAAGGTTCCGATTTTGCTTCGATATTAAAAGAGACCAATACAGGGAAGTTTTTTACGTATGATCAGAAAGCATCGCTAAAAGGTTCTATTTTAGCGTACTACGAACTTTACAGGGAAAATAACCTGAAGGTGTACCCGGTAGGCTTGCAACAATATTCGCGTAAGCAACTGACAGCAAAATTGGCGTCATTATTAAAAAAGGCAAATGGATAA
- a CDS encoding alpha/beta hydrolase: protein MNSLHYVVREPKTVKEKNPLLLLIHGYGSNEEDLFSFAAELPESYYVISVRAPYDLMYGSYAWYAINFDADQNKFSDYAQARQSRDLLVAFIDKVKSEYPIDENEVTLIGFSQGSILSYAVALSYPEKIKRVGALSGYLSTEMLADDYSRNDFTGLSMFISHGTADQVIPVEWARKAPVILTELGVRNVYHEYPIGHGVSPKNFYDLRDWLTST from the coding sequence ATGAATTCATTGCACTACGTCGTACGCGAACCCAAAACGGTAAAAGAAAAAAATCCGCTGCTGCTGCTGATCCACGGTTACGGGAGCAACGAAGAAGATTTGTTTTCATTTGCGGCGGAGCTTCCCGAATCCTATTATGTCATTTCGGTGCGCGCGCCTTATGATTTGATGTATGGCAGTTACGCTTGGTATGCGATTAACTTTGATGCGGACCAGAACAAATTTTCTGATTATGCGCAGGCAAGGCAGTCCAGGGATTTACTGGTCGCATTTATTGACAAAGTAAAATCGGAATACCCGATAGATGAAAACGAAGTTACGCTGATCGGCTTTAGCCAGGGCTCCATTTTGAGCTATGCCGTGGCGTTGTCCTATCCCGAAAAAATCAAACGCGTGGGGGCATTAAGCGGTTACCTGAGTACGGAAATGCTGGCTGATGATTACAGTCGAAATGATTTCACCGGACTCAGCATGTTTATCTCACACGGCACCGCCGACCAGGTGATACCGGTCGAATGGGCCAGGAAGGCACCCGTCATCCTGACTGAACTCGGCGTGAGAAACGTATACCATGAATACCCGATTGGCCACGGCGTGTCGCCTAAGAATTTTTACGATTTACGGGATTGGCTGACGTCGACCTGA
- the bcp gene encoding thioredoxin-dependent thiol peroxidase — MTTLQKGQKAPDFSGIDQDGNTRSLSDYKGKKLVIFFYPAADTPTCTKEACNLRDNYQMFLAKGYEVIGVSPDSVKKQSKFRTKYDLPYALIADEDKSMINAFGVWGPKKFMGRLFDGLHRTTFVIDENGMIDEVITDVKSKEHAGQILK; from the coding sequence ATGACAACTTTACAAAAAGGCCAGAAGGCGCCGGATTTTTCAGGAATCGACCAGGATGGCAACACGCGTTCCCTGTCAGATTATAAGGGAAAGAAGCTTGTAATTTTCTTTTATCCTGCAGCGGACACGCCGACGTGTACCAAAGAAGCGTGTAATCTTCGCGACAACTACCAGATGTTTTTGGCGAAAGGCTACGAGGTAATCGGTGTGAGTCCCGACTCGGTGAAAAAGCAATCGAAATTCAGGACCAAATACGACCTGCCTTACGCATTGATTGCCGATGAAGACAAATCGATGATTAACGCGTTCGGCGTTTGGGGACCAAAGAAATTTATGGGGCGCCTGTTCGACGGGCTGCATCGCACGACATTTGTTATTGATGAAAACGGGATGATTGACGAAGTGATCACCGATGTGAAAAGTAAGGAGCATGCCGGGCAGATTTTGAAATAG
- a CDS encoding sigma-70 family RNA polymerase sigma factor, which translates to MANVQTPDALLLKSYVAGDENALATLIKRHQSKIYGFIYSKVSDRDIADDIFQDTFIKVIKTLKSNAYNEEGKFLPWVMRIAHNLIVDHFRRNKKMPMSRDTEEYSVFSYMSDNEPNIEARMITNQIEKDLQKLIMELPDDQREVLLMRIYQDMSFKEIADLTGVSINTALGRMRYALMNLRKIIDKNKIILTN; encoded by the coding sequence ATGGCTAATGTTCAAACCCCGGACGCTTTATTATTAAAGAGCTATGTAGCAGGTGACGAAAATGCTTTGGCTACATTAATTAAGAGACACCAATCAAAAATCTACGGATTTATCTATTCCAAAGTTTCTGACAGGGATATCGCCGATGATATTTTCCAGGACACTTTTATTAAGGTTATCAAGACTTTAAAATCCAATGCATATAACGAAGAAGGTAAATTCCTGCCCTGGGTGATGCGTATCGCGCACAACCTCATTGTGGACCATTTCAGGAGGAATAAAAAAATGCCGATGTCGAGGGACACTGAGGAATATTCTGTCTTCTCTTACATGTCAGACAACGAGCCGAATATCGAGGCCAGGATGATTACAAACCAGATTGAAAAAGATTTGCAGAAACTCATCATGGAATTGCCTGACGACCAGCGCGAAGTGTTGCTGATGCGGATTTATCAGGATATGAGCTTTAAGGAAATAGCGGACCTGACCGGCGTGAGCATCAACACGGCCTTGGGTCGCATGAGGTATGCGCTGATGAACCTTCGTAAGATTATTGACAAAAATAAAATAATTTTAACGAACTAA
- a CDS encoding lipopolysaccharide biosynthesis protein gives MGIVLRQSASNVVITYFGFGIGAINAMFLYTTFLSKTNYGIVSFLLSAANILMPIMALGAHNSLIRFFAYCKSEEQRERFMSFMLWLPLLLIIPICCVGYVFYDEIASLLAKKPEARHYMWLIAVIGFCMAYFEIFYAWVKVHMKSVFGNLISEVLVRILVTLMLIAVHLGVMRQEMFIYCLAAAYALQLLAMMAYAFKIRMPKLTLLLPDNAKEVLTYSMFIIVSGSVATLLLDFDKVMIPFYTKWDDNAVYSLAIFIATVIAVPSRAMLQIIYPITARLMSEQKMDEVDDLYKKSAITLQVFGGLIMLGIFLNIHQMYLIIPGNYAGGTMAVFLIGLSKFYDVILGNNNAIILNTKYYRWALFLGVLTVFVMIGLNMLLIPLYYINGSALATLITVFMYNSVKLYFVVRKLGLYPFTINTLKSFGIISVTFLAFYFWEFPFHPILNIALKSILITVVYVFANYKFSISSEINAVIDQSLSKLKLR, from the coding sequence ATGGGAATCGTACTCCGTCAATCGGCAAGCAACGTGGTCATCACTTATTTCGGTTTCGGGATTGGTGCGATCAATGCAATGTTCCTGTACACGACATTCCTGTCGAAAACGAACTATGGGATCGTGAGTTTCCTGCTTTCCGCGGCCAATATCCTGATGCCTATCATGGCCCTGGGTGCACACAATTCCCTGATCCGGTTTTTTGCCTACTGCAAATCCGAGGAGCAGCGCGAACGCTTCATGAGTTTTATGCTGTGGCTTCCGCTGTTGCTTATCATCCCGATTTGCTGCGTGGGCTATGTATTTTACGATGAGATTGCCTCCCTGCTGGCCAAAAAGCCCGAAGCGAGGCACTACATGTGGCTCATTGCCGTAATCGGCTTTTGTATGGCTTACTTTGAGATATTTTACGCCTGGGTGAAAGTGCACATGAAATCTGTTTTCGGGAATTTAATCAGTGAGGTTCTTGTCAGGATATTGGTCACGCTGATGCTTATCGCCGTGCATCTGGGTGTCATGCGGCAGGAAATGTTCATTTATTGCCTTGCTGCCGCTTATGCGCTCCAACTGCTCGCGATGATGGCCTATGCCTTTAAGATCCGTATGCCGAAGCTCACGTTGCTGTTGCCCGACAATGCGAAAGAGGTGCTCACGTACTCCATGTTTATCATCGTCTCAGGCAGCGTAGCGACCTTATTGCTGGATTTCGATAAGGTGATGATCCCGTTTTACACCAAATGGGACGACAACGCCGTATACTCGCTTGCGATTTTCATTGCGACCGTCATAGCGGTGCCCAGTCGCGCCATGTTGCAGATCATTTACCCGATTACCGCCCGACTGATGAGCGAGCAGAAGATGGATGAAGTCGATGATTTGTATAAGAAAAGTGCCATTACGCTCCAGGTATTCGGCGGATTGATCATGCTTGGGATTTTCCTGAACATCCACCAGATGTACCTTATCATTCCGGGCAATTACGCCGGAGGTACAATGGCGGTGTTCCTGATCGGGCTGTCAAAATTTTATGATGTGATTCTTGGCAACAACAACGCCATCATACTGAATACCAAATACTACCGTTGGGCATTGTTTTTAGGGGTACTGACCGTTTTTGTGATGATCGGACTGAATATGCTGCTGATACCTTTATATTACATTAACGGGTCGGCATTGGCGACGCTGATTACGGTTTTTATGTACAATTCGGTCAAACTGTATTTTGTGGTGAGAAAACTCGGACTGTATCCGTTTACAATCAATACGCTGAAGTCTTTTGGCATCATTTCCGTGACATTCCTTGCGTTTTATTTCTGGGAATTCCCGTTCCATCCCATATTGAACATTGCGCTAAAGTCAATATTGATTACGGTAGTCTATGTCTTCGCCAATTACAAGTTCTCCATTTCGTCGGAAATCAACGCGGTCATTGACCAGTCACTGTCAAAGCTCAAATTGAGATAA
- a CDS encoding nicotinate-nucleotide adenylyltransferase, translated as MDIEIKLKGDRVIEQIPSTKDKALRINLNENIYGTFAEIGAGQETVRHFFRSGGSSGTIAKAMSAYDKDFSDAIYGVEDDGRYVTESRLKKMLSHEVSLIEKRLSREKHPNKLFFSYANTVATIDFAKQFKGHGWVGIRYQIEPDEDYNEIIIHIRFKETDARLQQETLGILGVNLIYGAFYKYNDPKRLLRYLYDHLDKDQLEIDTINFSGPRFANIDNRLMSLQLVKNGMTDAVMFDPDGNNILPAAILYKKNILALRGSFRPVTKVNMDMYEKSYKMFLEENKVEKENTLVVFEITLSNLRSDGEIDERDFMDRAELLCSLGQTVMISNFQEYYKVVEYFSNYTKARMGLAMGVNNLVDIFDEKYYRHLSGGILEAFGKLFYRDLKVFLYPMLGDGGEIINSENLKVHPRMKELYKFFKFNGKVVDIDDFDPHTLEVFSREVLKMIVNGKRGWEGMLPSGIAELIKQHQLFGYDPNKVLEESK; from the coding sequence ATGGATATTGAAATAAAATTGAAGGGTGACCGTGTCATCGAACAAATTCCTTCTACAAAAGACAAAGCACTGCGCATCAACCTGAATGAAAACATTTACGGGACATTTGCGGAAATCGGTGCCGGACAGGAAACGGTGCGTCACTTTTTCAGATCCGGCGGTTCTTCAGGAACGATTGCCAAAGCCATGTCAGCTTACGACAAGGATTTCAGCGATGCCATTTACGGCGTAGAGGACGATGGGCGTTACGTAACCGAAAGCAGGCTGAAGAAGATGCTTTCCCATGAGGTAAGCCTGATTGAAAAGCGCCTGAGCCGGGAAAAACATCCAAACAAATTGTTTTTTAGTTATGCCAATACTGTCGCGACTATTGACTTTGCCAAGCAATTCAAGGGGCACGGCTGGGTTGGGATCCGCTACCAGATCGAACCTGATGAAGACTACAATGAAATCATCATCCACATCCGTTTTAAGGAAACCGACGCCCGACTGCAGCAGGAGACGCTGGGAATCCTCGGTGTGAACCTGATTTATGGGGCGTTTTACAAATACAACGACCCGAAGAGATTACTGCGGTATTTGTACGACCACCTTGACAAGGACCAATTGGAAATCGACACAATCAATTTTTCCGGACCGCGTTTTGCCAATATCGACAACCGCCTGATGAGCCTCCAACTCGTCAAGAACGGTATGACCGACGCTGTGATGTTCGATCCCGATGGAAACAACATCCTTCCCGCGGCCATCCTATACAAGAAAAATATCCTTGCGCTGCGTGGCAGTTTCAGGCCCGTCACCAAAGTAAACATGGACATGTATGAGAAATCATATAAAATGTTTCTTGAGGAGAATAAGGTGGAGAAAGAAAATACGTTGGTGGTGTTTGAAATCACGCTTTCGAACCTGCGATCTGACGGGGAAATCGACGAAAGGGATTTCATGGATCGTGCTGAACTGTTGTGTTCATTGGGCCAGACTGTGATGATATCCAATTTTCAGGAGTATTATAAAGTGGTCGAATATTTCTCAAATTATACCAAAGCCCGTATGGGACTGGCAATGGGCGTGAACAACCTGGTCGATATCTTTGATGAGAAATACTACCGACACCTCAGTGGCGGTATTCTCGAAGCATTCGGGAAATTATTCTATCGTGACCTCAAGGTGTTCTTATACCCGATGCTTGGTGATGGCGGAGAAATCATCAATTCGGAAAACCTCAAAGTACACCCAAGGATGAAGGAATTGTATAAATTCTTTAAATTCAACGGAAAAGTGGTTGACATCGACGACTTCGATCCCCATACCCTTGAAGTGTTTTCACGCGAAGTGCTTAAAATGATTGTGAACGGGAAAAGAGGCTGGGAAGGTATGCTCCCGAGCGGTATTGCCGAGTTGATCAAGCAGCACCAGCTTTTCGGGTATGACCCAAACAAAGTGCTTGAAGAAAGTAAATAA
- a CDS encoding endonuclease III domain-containing protein, with amino-acid sequence MTQAQKARFVMEKLDELYPNIPIPLDHKDAYTLLIAVLLSAQCTDVRVNQITPILFAKADNPYDMVKMSVDEIKEIIRPCGLSPMKSKGIHGLSEILIEKYDGQVPQSFEALESLPAVGHKTASVVMSQAFDVPAFPVDTHIHRLMYRWGLSDGKNVVQTEKDAKKLFPESAWNRLHLQMIWYGREYSPARGWHLEKDVITNTIGSRKMLKMLTEKPKKI; translated from the coding sequence ATGACACAAGCCCAAAAAGCCCGGTTCGTTATGGAGAAACTCGATGAGCTTTATCCGAACATTCCGATTCCGCTTGATCATAAAGACGCCTATACGTTGTTGATTGCAGTATTGCTTTCAGCGCAATGTACCGATGTCCGTGTCAACCAGATCACACCGATATTGTTTGCGAAAGCAGACAATCCCTATGATATGGTGAAAATGTCGGTGGATGAGATTAAGGAAATTATCCGTCCCTGCGGATTGTCACCCATGAAATCCAAAGGCATTCACGGCCTATCGGAAATCCTGATTGAAAAATATGACGGGCAGGTGCCGCAAAGCTTTGAGGCCCTGGAATCGTTGCCCGCAGTAGGTCATAAAACCGCCAGCGTCGTGATGTCTCAGGCCTTTGACGTTCCGGCTTTTCCGGTTGACACGCACATCCACCGATTGATGTACCGGTGGGGTCTGTCGGACGGAAAAAATGTGGTACAGACAGAAAAAGATGCGAAGAAACTATTTCCGGAAAGCGCCTGGAACAGGCTTCACCTGCAGATGATATGGTATGGGAGGGAATATTCGCCTGCGCGTGGATGGCATCTTGAAAAAGATGTGATCACAAACACGATCGGAAGCAGGAAAATGCTGAAAATGCTGACTGAAAAACCAAAAAAGATTTAG
- the uvrA gene encoding excinuclease ABC subunit UvrA yields the protein MKSDIASAEPKKNIIIKGAQVHNLKNLDVAIPRNKLVVITGLSGSGKSSLAFDTLYAEGQRRYVESLSSYARQFLGRLDKPKVEYIKGIAPAIAIEQKVNTTNARSTVGTSTEIYDYLKLLFARVGKTFSPVSGREVRKDTVTDVINEVKSFPVDSRWLLLAPVFPEKDRTIEEKLGVLLQQGFARISVDREQLRLDDLKGVSLAGKEIMLVVDRIVVKEDEEFFNRLSDAVQTAFYEGKGKCALQDADSGKRIDYSNNFELDGISFPEPNVHLFSFNNPYGACPVCEGYGNIIGIDEDLVIPNTALSIYENAVYAWRGESMGWYRDVLVNSAYLFDFPIHKPYYQLSETQKELLWNGNKHFTGLHDFFKELEEKNYKIQNRVMLSRYRGKTKCYACKGKRLRPEASNIKIDGKTISDLVDMPIKNLTAYFKGLQISEFDQKVARRLLTEINNRLGFLSEVGLDYLTLNRNSASLSGGESQRINLATSLGSSLVGSMYILDEPSIGLHPKDTERLIKVLLSLRDLGNTVIVVEHDEDIMRAADVIIDIGPEAGTHGGQLVAQGDYDTILKSQSLTAKYLNGDLEIKVPRTRRKSGTYIEILGARENNLKDVDVKFPLEMLTVITGVSGSGKSTLVKKILFPAMQKKLEGVGEKAGQFTEMRGYYHKIQHIEYVDQNPIGRSSRSNPVTYIKAYDDIRDLYAKEKLSKIRGYQAKHFSFNVDGGRCETCKGEGSINVEMVFMADVQLPCDTCGGKRFKKEILEVNFEGKNIDDILTMTIDDSIDFFTSAKQTKIIQKLQPLQDVGLGYVQLGQSSSTLSGGEAQRIKLASFLVKGATKEKALFVFDEPTTGLHFHDINKLMASFDALIDKGHSIIVIEHNLDLIKCADWVIDLGPEGGENGGHLLAEGTPEDIVKNKNSITGKYLKEKL from the coding sequence ATGAAATCTGATATCGCTTCCGCAGAACCCAAGAAAAATATCATCATAAAAGGTGCCCAGGTGCACAATCTCAAGAACCTCGATGTCGCCATTCCGCGGAATAAACTCGTGGTAATTACCGGATTGTCCGGATCAGGAAAATCCAGTCTCGCATTCGATACGCTATACGCCGAGGGACAACGCCGTTATGTGGAAAGCCTCTCTTCCTACGCGCGCCAGTTCCTTGGAAGGCTTGACAAACCCAAAGTGGAATACATCAAAGGCATCGCTCCGGCCATCGCCATCGAACAGAAGGTCAATACGACCAATGCGCGTTCCACCGTCGGCACATCCACTGAAATATACGATTACCTCAAATTGCTTTTTGCGCGCGTTGGTAAAACGTTTTCTCCCGTATCGGGACGCGAAGTCAGGAAGGATACCGTAACCGACGTCATCAATGAAGTGAAATCGTTCCCGGTAGACAGCCGTTGGTTGCTACTGGCTCCGGTGTTCCCGGAGAAAGACCGGACGATTGAAGAAAAGCTTGGCGTGTTGCTGCAACAAGGTTTCGCAAGGATTTCGGTGGATCGGGAGCAGTTGCGTCTTGATGATCTTAAAGGCGTGTCGCTCGCGGGGAAAGAGATCATGCTTGTCGTAGATCGGATTGTCGTCAAGGAAGACGAGGAATTTTTTAACCGACTTTCTGATGCCGTACAAACCGCTTTTTATGAAGGAAAAGGCAAATGTGCGCTCCAAGACGCCGATTCGGGAAAGCGGATCGATTACAGCAATAATTTTGAGCTCGACGGAATCTCATTTCCTGAGCCGAATGTACACCTGTTCAGCTTTAACAATCCTTACGGTGCCTGCCCGGTTTGCGAAGGCTATGGAAATATCATCGGGATAGACGAAGATCTTGTGATTCCGAACACGGCCTTATCGATTTATGAAAATGCGGTGTACGCCTGGCGCGGTGAAAGCATGGGTTGGTACCGGGACGTATTGGTAAACAGCGCCTATCTGTTTGACTTCCCCATCCACAAGCCGTATTACCAATTGTCAGAAACACAGAAGGAACTGCTTTGGAACGGCAACAAACATTTCACCGGATTACACGATTTCTTTAAGGAACTGGAGGAAAAAAATTATAAGATACAAAACCGTGTGATGCTCTCACGCTACCGCGGAAAAACCAAATGCTATGCCTGTAAGGGCAAACGCTTACGGCCGGAAGCATCGAACATCAAGATTGATGGCAAGACGATTTCTGACTTGGTAGATATGCCCATCAAGAATCTAACGGCATACTTTAAAGGTTTGCAGATTTCTGAATTTGACCAGAAGGTAGCCCGTCGGTTACTGACCGAAATCAACAACCGGCTTGGTTTCCTGAGTGAAGTGGGTCTTGATTACCTTACACTGAACCGGAATTCCGCATCACTGTCAGGCGGGGAATCACAGCGGATCAACCTCGCGACTTCGCTGGGCTCAAGTCTTGTGGGATCGATGTATATCCTTGACGAACCCAGCATCGGACTGCATCCTAAAGATACCGAAAGATTGATTAAAGTCCTGCTTTCGCTCAGGGATCTGGGGAATACCGTCATCGTTGTGGAGCATGATGAAGACATTATGCGCGCAGCAGATGTCATTATTGATATCGGCCCCGAGGCAGGAACCCACGGCGGTCAGCTCGTTGCGCAGGGCGATTACGATACGATCTTAAAATCACAGTCCCTGACTGCAAAATACCTGAATGGTGACCTGGAAATCAAGGTGCCGCGCACACGCCGCAAATCCGGGACGTATATCGAGATTCTGGGTGCCAGGGAAAACAACCTTAAAGACGTAGATGTCAAATTTCCGTTGGAAATGCTTACCGTCATTACAGGAGTTTCCGGGAGCGGTAAAAGTACACTCGTCAAAAAGATCTTATTCCCGGCCATGCAGAAAAAACTGGAAGGCGTCGGTGAAAAAGCCGGCCAATTTACCGAAATGCGCGGCTATTACCATAAGATACAGCATATCGAATATGTCGACCAAAATCCCATTGGAAGGAGTTCACGTTCGAATCCAGTGACCTACATTAAGGCGTATGACGACATCCGCGATCTGTATGCCAAAGAAAAGCTGTCCAAAATCCGCGGCTACCAAGCCAAGCACTTCTCGTTTAACGTAGACGGCGGTCGTTGTGAAACCTGCAAAGGCGAAGGTTCGATCAATGTGGAAATGGTATTCATGGCCGATGTGCAACTGCCATGTGACACCTGTGGCGGCAAGCGTTTCAAGAAAGAAATACTAGAGGTTAATTTTGAAGGAAAGAACATCGACGACATCCTGACGATGACCATTGACGATTCCATTGACTTTTTCACCAGCGCAAAACAAACGAAAATCATCCAGAAACTGCAACCATTGCAGGATGTGGGATTGGGCTATGTTCAATTGGGGCAGTCCTCCTCTACCCTTTCCGGTGGTGAGGCGCAGCGCATAAAGCTGGCCTCCTTCCTGGTAAAAGGCGCCACAAAGGAAAAAGCATTATTCGTATTCGATGAGCCCACTACCGGACTGCATTTTCATGACATCAACAAACTCATGGCATCGTTTGATGCACTGATTGACAAGGGGCATTCAATTATCGTAATTGAGCACAACCTCGACCTGATCAAATGTGCCGACTGGGTAATCGACCTCGGACCTGAAGGCGGTGAGAACGGCGGTCATTTACTTGCCGAAGGTACGCCGGAAGACATCGTAAAAAACAAAAATTCCATAACCGGGAAATACCTTAAAGAAAAACTCTAA
- a CDS encoding low affinity iron permease family protein produces the protein MKKKENKKLSVFEKFASKVTKATGSTPAFLGAFAIVLIWAVLGPFFNYSETWQLVINTGTTIITFLMVFLIQKAQNKDSMAIQLKLNELVASHEFASNRLVDVEDLSEAEMKVLQRYYVLLAELSKKEDSLQHSHSIDEAKETHQIKTAIKKKKRKSQG, from the coding sequence ATGAAAAAAAAAGAAAATAAAAAGTTGTCCGTTTTTGAAAAATTTGCCTCCAAAGTCACTAAAGCCACCGGAAGCACACCCGCTTTCCTGGGCGCCTTTGCCATCGTATTGATCTGGGCAGTATTGGGACCTTTTTTTAATTATTCGGAAACCTGGCAATTGGTCATCAATACCGGGACCACAATCATAACGTTCCTGATGGTGTTCCTGATCCAGAAGGCGCAGAATAAGGATTCCATGGCGATACAATTAAAGCTTAACGAATTGGTCGCTTCACACGAGTTCGCCAGCAACCGACTTGTCGATGTGGAAGACCTGTCTGAAGCCGAAATGAAAGTGCTGCAGCGGTATTACGTGCTGCTCGCTGAATTGTCAAAGAAAGAGGACAGCCTGCAACATTCGCACTCTATCGATGAAGCAAAGGAAACACATCAAATCAAGACCGCCATCAAAAAGAAAAAACGGAAGTCGCAGGGTTAG